The following proteins are co-located in the Methylobacterium radiotolerans JCM 2831 genome:
- a CDS encoding ParA family protein — translation MKVVALLAWKGGVGKSTLTINLAAAAIEDGHKVGIIDLDPQSSLSEWSDRRDAEQPFVSDAKPRAVAQIVDAGRGLGLDLMLIDTPPNATDEVDAALDVADAVAIPTGVALFDLKAVTRTVRAATQANKPTSVILNRVGNRSDREAARIRRELNQIGMPILKDVIHDLKVFPRSADAGQTAIEVEPEGKGAVDVRAVWKHISKQVGLRAKTRARKVESVSV, via the coding sequence ATGAAGGTGGTAGCGCTACTCGCCTGGAAAGGCGGTGTTGGGAAGTCGACCCTGACGATCAATCTCGCCGCGGCCGCGATCGAGGATGGGCACAAGGTCGGCATCATCGATCTCGACCCACAGTCGAGCCTGTCCGAATGGTCTGACCGTCGTGACGCGGAACAGCCGTTTGTATCGGACGCCAAGCCCCGCGCCGTGGCTCAGATCGTTGATGCTGGTCGCGGGCTCGGCCTAGACCTGATGCTGATCGACACCCCACCGAACGCGACAGACGAGGTTGATGCCGCCCTAGATGTCGCGGATGCGGTGGCCATCCCGACCGGGGTTGCCCTCTTCGACCTAAAGGCCGTCACCCGCACAGTGCGTGCTGCCACACAGGCAAACAAGCCAACAAGTGTGATCCTAAACAGAGTCGGTAACCGGAGCGACCGCGAAGCTGCCCGGATCCGGCGCGAGCTGAACCAGATCGGCATGCCAATTCTCAAGGACGTAATTCACGATCTGAAGGTGTTCCCTCGCTCGGCGGATGCCGGCCAGACGGCCATCGAGGTCGAGCCAGAGGGGAAGGGCGCCGTGGATGTAAGAGCTGTGTGGAAACACATTTCCAAACAGGTTGGCTTGCGTGCTAAGACACGAGCACGCAAAGTTGAGAGTGTGTCTGTGTGA
- a CDS encoding type II toxin-antitoxin system RelE/ParE family toxin gives MIQSFADKDTEALHLHDTCHRQWRAFKSVAVRKLDMIDAAVALGDLRSPPGNQLEKLSGDRDGQWSIRINDQWRICFRWGDIGPENVEIVDYHRG, from the coding sequence ATGATTCAGAGTTTCGCGGACAAGGATACGGAGGCGCTCCACCTCCACGATACCTGTCACCGGCAGTGGCGTGCCTTTAAGTCCGTCGCCGTGCGCAAGCTCGATATGATTGATGCCGCAGTCGCGTTGGGCGACCTGCGATCTCCGCCTGGCAATCAGCTCGAGAAGCTGAGCGGGGATCGCGACGGACAGTGGAGCATCCGCATCAACGACCAGTGGCGCATCTGCTTCAGGTGGGGCGACATCGGACCGGAGAACGTCGAGATCGTGGACTATCACAGAGGATAA